One genomic segment of Schistosoma haematobium chromosome 6, whole genome shotgun sequence includes these proteins:
- the STX16_1 gene encoding Syntaxin-16, variant 2 (EggNog:ENOG410V9AY~COG:U~BUSCO:EOG091G0GY1): protein MAFRSLTESFTFMRNNAFQNRSFYRDDKSDQESLVSKSKNKAPVNNSTKKLRNEWQTTVNSLQYTFCMIRQKMKEVIALHDRHLMASNLDDNLDEDQEIEFQTKELTQLFNLSHSQLGQLSKLKRSSAMWQQSQEAKLAENVVCNLARTLQDLSVVFRKAQSEYLNKLRSRDERIRSYLNIDLNIGDTSSTSNNLVNEFEDGDYAVWESQKQRRSLLLTENTNMVVQREQEIHQIVQSIHELNEIFRDVAQMVVDQGTLVDRIDYNVEHTQIRVEEGLKHLTKAQSHQSKDRKMIVILVLAGLVIIFGVLLIVTKFR from the exons ATGGCGTTTAGGTCTCTGACAGAAAGCTTCACGTTTATGAGAAATAATGCATTCCAAAACAGAAGTTTCTATCGTGACGAT AAATCTGATCAAGAATCATTGGTATCCAAATCTAAAAATAAAGCTCCTGTCAATAACTCTACTAAAAAGTTACGTAATGAATG GCAAACCACAGTCAATTCACTTCAATATACGTTCTGCATGATACGACAAAAAA TGAAAGAAGTTATTGCTCTTCATGATAGACATCTCATGGCTTCGAATTTGGATGACAACTTAGATGAAGATCAGGAAATAGAGTTTCAAACTAAAGAGCTTACTCAG TTGTTTAATCTATCACATAGCCAACTTGGCCAGTTATCCAAATTGAAACGTTCCTCAGCTATGTGGCAACAATCGCAAGAAGCCAAGTTGGCAGAAAACGTTGTTTGTAATCTGGCGCGAACTCTTCAAGATCTCTCAGTAGTATTTCGAAAGGCACAATCAGAATATCTAAACA AACTTCGATCCAGAGATGAACGAATACGTAGTTACTTAAATATAGATTTAAATATAGGAGATACATCATCAACATCAAACAACCTGGTAAATGAGTTTGAAGATGGTGATTATGCT GTTTGGGAATCACAAAAACAAAGACGGAGTTTATTACTTACAGAAAATACAAACATGGTTGTACAACGTGAACAAGAAATTCATCAGATTGTTCAGTCTATTCATGAATTGAATGAGATTTTTCGCGATGTTGCACAAATGGTTGTGGATCAA GGGACATTAGTGGATCGTATCGATTATAATGTGGAACATACTCAAATTCGAGTTGAAGAGGGTTTGAAGCACTTGACAAAAGCTCAAAGTCACCAATCGAAGGATCGTAAAATGATTGTTATCCTTGTATTGGCTGGATTGGTCATTATATTCGGTGTTCTACTGATTGTTACCAAATTTCGATAA
- the STX16_1 gene encoding Syntaxin-16 (EggNog:ENOG410V9AY~COG:U) has product MAFRSLTESFTFMRNNAFQNRSFYRDDKSDQESLVSKSKNKAPVNNSTKKLRNEWQTTVNSLQYTFCMIRQKMKEVIALHDRHLMASNLDDNLDEDQEIEFQTKELTQLFNLSHSQLGQLSKLKRSSAMWQQSQEAKLAENVVCNLARTLQDLSVVFRKAQSEYLNKLRSRDERIRSYLNIDLNIGDTSSTSNNLVNEFEDGDYAVWESQKQRRSLLLTENTNMVVQREQEIHQIVQSIHELNEIFRDVAQMVVDQVSTLNIFGSTYYLAQNT; this is encoded by the exons ATGGCGTTTAGGTCTCTGACAGAAAGCTTCACGTTTATGAGAAATAATGCATTCCAAAACAGAAGTTTCTATCGTGACGAT AAATCTGATCAAGAATCATTGGTATCCAAATCTAAAAATAAAGCTCCTGTCAATAACTCTACTAAAAAGTTACGTAATGAATG GCAAACCACAGTCAATTCACTTCAATATACGTTCTGCATGATACGACAAAAAA TGAAAGAAGTTATTGCTCTTCATGATAGACATCTCATGGCTTCGAATTTGGATGACAACTTAGATGAAGATCAGGAAATAGAGTTTCAAACTAAAGAGCTTACTCAG TTGTTTAATCTATCACATAGCCAACTTGGCCAGTTATCCAAATTGAAACGTTCCTCAGCTATGTGGCAACAATCGCAAGAAGCCAAGTTGGCAGAAAACGTTGTTTGTAATCTGGCGCGAACTCTTCAAGATCTCTCAGTAGTATTTCGAAAGGCACAATCAGAATATCTAAACA AACTTCGATCCAGAGATGAACGAATACGTAGTTACTTAAATATAGATTTAAATATAGGAGATACATCATCAACATCAAACAACCTGGTAAATGAGTTTGAAGATGGTGATTATGCT GTTTGGGAATCACAAAAACAAAGACGGAGTTTATTACTTACAGAAAATACAAACATGGTTGTACAACGTGAACAAGAAATTCATCAGATTGTTCAGTCTATTCATGAATTGAATGAGATTTTTCGCGATGTTGCACAAATGGTTGTGGATCAAGTAAGCACTTTAAACATTTTCGGATCAACTTACTATCTAGCTCAAAACACGTAG